ACCCAATCATAGTGTCTCGTCTATGGCGAAGGCCTCGTCCAGGATCAGATTTCCGGTGGTGTCGTACGCCAGGATGCTCAAAAGAGGGGGGGACTCGGTTCCCGAACCAATCAAGAGGCTCCGCTGTATGATCCTGTAGTTCCTTACCTTGAAGGTTTGTCCGAGGGTATGGTCGACCGGGACGCCGTCCTTGAGATCCACCTTGGGGTAGGTCCAGAACCGATGCGGATGAGATGCAGTATTGGCAGCAATGATAAAGAGATGCCCACAGAGTTGACTCCCGTCGGGCGTTGTCCTGGTTAGCCTGAAATTCACAGAAAATCTCTCGCCGTTTCTTTTCACCCTCAGTCGCTGAATACTGACAAGAGGCTCAGGAGATGCTTCTCCTTCGGGGCTGTTCCGGACCTTTTCCTCGGATACGGATACGGTTGAGGCCCCATGTGAGTCTTCTGTGTTTGGGGCGCCAACCTCTTTCTTCTCCTTACCCTGCAGCGTGTAGAGGGTATCTTCCAGAAGCTTCAACCGCTGTCTGGCCTGATAAAGTTCCCGCCGGGTCTCCTCGGTTTCATTCGCCAGTTGCTTTACCCGCTCGGACTGATCCATATCATCTCTGAGGCCACTAAAATAGAGGGAAGTCCCCATGGCCGACCCGATGATGTAAAGGACAAAAATAACGGACCCCCACAACAGAAAACGAGAGGAAAAGCTGAAACTCCGGACCTTTCCCAGACCTCGCGAGATCATCACCGTAAAGACGGACAGCTCGGGACTTTTTTTATTCGGTTGCTGCTTAATCTGCATAGATGGCATCCTGCAATAATAACGTCTCGGAGATCCTATCCCCTTTTGGGGTGATCCGGCATCCCCTTTGTGAACAAAATGCAGCGACTACATCAGGCTCCCTGAATATATCCTCCCAGGATTATGCCGACAGCAAGAAGGAGCCCATGGGCGATCAGGGTCTGAATGGTCAGGGCCTGAGCAGGTATGATCCCTGTATACAGGAGGTATTCACGCCACAGAATCCGCATGGCCTTGAATGCCAGGGGAAACGCAATAAAAGAGATCAGAATCAACCGGGTAACGCCCATCACCGGAATCAGAAACAAGACACAGACAAAACCCATCAGCATAATCGCGCAATATAGATATCTGGAGAGAGCCGGCCCCAATCTCACCACCAGGTTTTTCTTGTTTGTCCTGCGATCCGCCTCGTAGTCGGGGAATTGATTGATCCAGATGACGGCGGTGATGAAGAAGCCCTGAGGCGCGCCGATGAAAAAGGCAGGCCAGCTCAGGGATTCGGTCATGACATAATAGGTCCCCAGGGTGACCAGGGGCCCGAAGGCAAAAAAGATCGCCACCTCCCCCCACCCCCGGGACATGAGCTGCAGGGGAGGCGTGGAATAGGCCCATGCGGCCCCCAGACCCAGAAGCCCGAAGAGAATGACCAGAGGACGCCCCCACCAGACC
This is a stretch of genomic DNA from Deltaproteobacteria bacterium. It encodes these proteins:
- a CDS encoding prenyltransferase yields the protein MNAYLKALRLPFLAGSIIPVILGAALALTINSFSILLFVICAAGIAGLHLGANLLNDYFDNRGSDPVNVHITPFSGGSRVIQDDNLSPRVVLAMALFCFAVGLGVGVWLVWWGRPLVILFGLLGLGAAWAYSTPPLQLMSRGWGEVAIFFAFGPLVTLGTYYVMTESLSWPAFFIGAPQGFFITAVIWINQFPDYEADRRTNKKNLVVRLGPALSRYLYCAIMLMGFVCVLFLIPVMGVTRLILISFIAFPLAFKAMRILWREYLLYTGIIPAQALTIQTLIAHGLLLAVGIILGGYIQGA